A single Magnetospirillum sp. WYHS-4 DNA region contains:
- a CDS encoding TIGR04372 family glycosyltransferase, translating to MTESRRPVVASFLGAQALGNFVMHHVATASVARAIPDCRLVAIYRDDRPYKKFITLLNPYVTLPVALPDIPGSMAPIDWFDGRPDGILGPLGRFWRDEGLHDPDVFLLPNATLLQRCPGVPAGLRIPAALEAPLAGLLEKQGLRKDTWFVCLHLREQGYCYRPTDDDRSVDPLSYLPAIRRIVADHGGQIVRIGDPSMTPLPPLPGFVDLCGLPDSFPLQAYAIARARFFLGTDSGPTQLACALKTPVATTNCLTATVWNDGDLVVHKRASLDGRPLPPPVMREIGFAMGNLRSPRLAFRANPPELLVRAVDRMVEATGDCPEWRPSARLEPMEDSGEIDLPVPWRRFDEIGRLAYLDDV from the coding sequence ATGACGGAATCCCGGAGGCCGGTCGTCGCGTCCTTTCTCGGGGCCCAGGCCTTGGGCAATTTCGTGATGCATCACGTGGCGACCGCCTCGGTGGCTCGGGCCATCCCGGATTGCCGGCTGGTGGCGATCTATCGCGACGACCGCCCCTACAAGAAGTTCATCACCCTCCTGAACCCATATGTGACGCTGCCCGTGGCCCTGCCCGACATTCCCGGCAGCATGGCCCCCATCGACTGGTTCGACGGACGGCCGGACGGGATTCTCGGGCCCTTGGGACGGTTCTGGCGGGACGAGGGGCTTCACGATCCCGATGTCTTTCTTCTCCCTAATGCCACCCTGTTGCAACGCTGTCCGGGCGTCCCGGCGGGCCTGCGCATTCCGGCCGCCCTCGAAGCCCCGCTGGCTGGCCTTCTGGAAAAGCAGGGACTGCGGAAGGATACCTGGTTCGTCTGCCTGCACCTGCGGGAGCAGGGCTATTGCTACCGGCCGACCGACGACGACCGCAGCGTCGATCCCCTGTCCTACCTTCCGGCGATCCGACGCATCGTCGCCGACCACGGCGGCCAGATAGTCCGGATCGGCGATCCCTCGATGACGCCGTTACCCCCCTTGCCGGGCTTTGTCGATCTCTGCGGTCTTCCCGACTCCTTCCCGTTGCAAGCCTATGCCATCGCGCGGGCGCGCTTCTTTCTCGGCACCGATTCCGGCCCGACCCAGTTGGCCTGTGCCCTCAAGACGCCCGTGGCGACCACCAACTGCCTGACGGCGACAGTCTGGAACGATGGCGATCTGGTGGTACACAAGCGCGCATCGCTCGACGGGCGCCCGCTGCCTCCGCCGGTCATGAGGGAAATAGGTTTTGCTATGGGCAACCTTAGGTCGCCGAGGCTGGCCTTCCGCGCCAATCCGCCGGAGCTTCTGGTTCGTGCGGTCGACCGGATGGTCGAGGCAACCGGCGACTGCCCGGAATGGCGTCCTTCGGCGCGCCTCGAACCGATGGAGGATTCGGGCGAGATCGACCTTCCGGTCCCTTGGCGACGTTTCGACGAAATCGGCCGGCTGGCATACCTCGATGATGTCTGA
- the glgC gene encoding glucose-1-phosphate adenylyltransferase — MADVCQDLNTALKNTLALVLAGGRGSRLMQLTDTIAKPAMPFAGKFRIIDFPLSNCIHSGIRKVAVPTQYKAHTLIQHVQRGWGFLKSEMQEFIEVWPAQQQTADESWYRGTADAVWQNLDLIKAIEPRYILVLAGDHVYKQDYSRMLAQHIRRGALATVACVEVPLETASAFGIVGVDDQDRIVNFVEKPKNPPAIPDRPTHAFASMGIYVFDADFLIQHLEHDSGLEDSSHDFGKDVLPSLVSGGRMYAHRFADSCIRTEGTPEPYWRDVGTVDAYWEANIDLTHVTPELDLYDPDWPIWTSQEQRPSAKFVFDDEERRGIALDSMVSAGCVISGGRVCRSLLFNNVRVNSYSVVEDSVILPSSDIGRYAKLKKALVGSNCRIPEGLVVGEDPELDAKRFHRTEKGVVLITASMLEALG, encoded by the coding sequence ATGGCAGACGTTTGTCAAGACCTGAACACCGCCCTGAAAAACACCCTGGCGCTCGTCCTTGCCGGCGGGCGCGGCAGTCGCCTGATGCAGTTGACCGATACCATCGCCAAACCGGCCATGCCGTTCGCCGGCAAGTTCCGCATCATCGACTTTCCGCTATCCAACTGCATCCATTCGGGCATCCGCAAGGTGGCGGTGCCGACGCAGTACAAGGCCCATACCCTGATCCAGCACGTGCAGCGCGGCTGGGGCTTCCTGAAATCCGAAATGCAGGAGTTCATCGAGGTTTGGCCGGCCCAGCAGCAGACCGCGGACGAATCCTGGTACCGCGGCACGGCCGATGCCGTCTGGCAGAACCTGGATCTGATCAAGGCCATCGAGCCCCGTTACATCCTGGTCCTGGCCGGAGACCACGTCTACAAGCAGGACTACAGCCGCATGCTGGCCCAGCACATCCGGCGCGGCGCCCTGGCGACCGTGGCCTGTGTCGAAGTTCCCCTCGAAACCGCCAGCGCCTTCGGAATCGTCGGGGTGGACGATCAGGACCGCATCGTCAATTTCGTCGAAAAGCCCAAGAATCCGCCGGCTATTCCCGACCGGCCCACCCATGCCTTCGCCAGCATGGGCATCTACGTCTTCGACGCCGATTTCCTGATCCAGCACCTGGAGCACGATTCCGGCCTCGAGGACTCCTCCCACGACTTCGGCAAGGACGTGCTGCCCAGTCTGGTGAGCGGCGGCCGGATGTATGCCCACCGCTTCGCCGACAGTTGCATCCGCACCGAGGGCACACCGGAGCCTTACTGGCGGGACGTAGGCACGGTCGACGCCTATTGGGAAGCCAACATCGACCTGACCCACGTGACGCCGGAACTGGACCTCTACGATCCCGACTGGCCGATCTGGACCTCTCAGGAGCAGCGGCCTTCCGCCAAATTCGTGTTCGACGACGAGGAACGACGCGGCATCGCCTTGGATTCCATGGTCTCGGCCGGCTGTGTCATCTCGGGCGGCCGAGTGTGCCGCTCGCTGCTGTTCAACAACGTGCGGGTCAATTCCTACAGCGTGGTCGAGGACTCGGTGATCCTTCCTTCGTCCGACATTGGGCGTTATGCCAAGCTCAAGAAGGCTCTGGTCGGTTCCAACTGCCGCATTCCGGAAGGACTGGTGGTCGGCGAGGACCCGGAACTGGATGCCAAGCGCTTCCATCGCACCGAGAAGGGCGTGGTCCTGATTACCGCTTCCATGTTGGAGGCCCTTGGGTGA
- a CDS encoding TIGR04372 family glycosyltransferase, producing MVKEPVIAAFLGAQALGDFVMHHVTVASVAQALQGCRLVAIYRDDRPYKKLVTMMNPFVTHPLAASDQPGAMVPLDWFDGRRRGLAGPSGPRWREEGLHAPDVFLTPAMTRMNQCLGQPPALRFPDSLDEAMGTALERLGLQRNRWFVCLHLREEGYRFRGVEEARCVDPRSYLPAILRIIEHHCGQIVRIGDPAMTPMPALPGLIDLSRFPDSFPLQAYATARARFFLGTDSGPTQLACALKTPVATTNCLTATVWNDGDLVVHKRPVLPDGTRLSFEIMREIGHALGNLRPKGLSFRDNSPAVLVRAVDHMVAATADCPEWRFLPSAPPAVGDRVNLPLSWRRYDEIARPVYLDDI from the coding sequence ATGGTCAAGGAACCGGTGATCGCCGCCTTCCTGGGCGCCCAGGCCCTCGGCGACTTCGTCATGCATCATGTGACCGTGGCTTCGGTCGCGCAAGCCCTGCAGGGCTGCCGGCTGGTGGCGATCTATCGCGACGATCGCCCGTACAAGAAGCTGGTCACCATGATGAACCCCTTCGTCACCCATCCCCTGGCGGCTTCGGACCAGCCCGGCGCGATGGTCCCGCTCGACTGGTTCGACGGTCGCCGTCGCGGGCTCGCGGGACCGTCGGGACCGCGCTGGCGGGAGGAAGGGTTGCATGCCCCCGATGTCTTTCTGACCCCGGCCATGACCCGGATGAACCAATGCCTGGGCCAGCCGCCGGCCCTGCGCTTCCCCGACTCCCTGGACGAAGCCATGGGGACGGCTCTGGAGCGTCTGGGTCTGCAGCGGAATCGCTGGTTCGTCTGCCTGCACCTCAGGGAGGAGGGCTATCGTTTCCGGGGCGTCGAGGAGGCCCGTTGCGTCGACCCGCGCAGCTACTTGCCGGCGATCCTGCGCATTATCGAACATCACTGCGGCCAGATCGTCCGTATCGGAGATCCCGCCATGACTCCGATGCCGGCCCTGCCCGGCCTGATCGACCTCAGCCGCTTTCCCGATTCCTTTCCCTTGCAGGCTTATGCAACGGCTCGGGCCCGCTTCTTCCTCGGCACCGACTCGGGACCCACCCAGCTTGCCTGCGCCCTCAAGACACCGGTAGCGACCACCAATTGCCTGACCGCCACGGTCTGGAACGATGGCGACCTGGTGGTGCACAAGCGGCCGGTCCTTCCCGACGGCACCCGGCTGTCGTTCGAGATCATGCGTGAAATCGGCCACGCCCTTGGCAACCTTCGCCCCAAAGGGCTTTCGTTCCGGGACAACTCGCCCGCCGTCCTGGTGCGGGCGGTCGACCACATGGTTGCCGCGACGGCCGACTGCCCCGAATGGCGCTTCCTGCCGTCCGCCCCGCCGGCCGTTGGCGACAGGGTGAACCTGCCGCTGTCCTGGCGCCGCTACGACGAAATCGCCCGCCCCGTGTACCTGGACGATATCTGA
- a CDS encoding glycogen/starch/alpha-glucan phosphorylase, whose product MDERTDRLMEQHVDACLTDDELDKFSSVDGAKCAMINAIIHVIGKDPSRATKRDWFYVLAHLLRGAMSERNIRTARTYYKKDVKRVYYLSMEYLIGRSLGKVLADLGVDGVVRQALQEFGVDLSEVEEFEFDAALGNGGLGRLAACFLDSLATHEYPGFGYGIRYEYGMFTQRIENGQQVEHPENWLRYGNPWEIERPNVLYPVRFGGRILRFKNSRGEDDSQWIDTDEVMAMAFDMPVSGYASNTVGNLRLWSARSSRDFDLRYFNEGNYIDAVKNKTNSENLSKVLYPNDKTQIGQELRLKQEYFFVSASVQDIVSRYLRYHEGFDEFADKVAMQLNDTHPTLAVPELMRILMDEKGLPFDRAFEITRHTFSYTNHTLLPEALETWPISMLAAVLPRHLEIMYLINDAFLKMVRRAYPGDPAILKRVSLVDDDRRAIRMAHVAVVASHKVNGVAALHTELLRKTLFSDFDRIYPGKFINQTNGITPRRWLLQANPGLSALITDAIGDGWAKDLAQLEGLVPLAKDKAFREKFIAVKAANKQRLHEMLRHCVRDGGVDVESMFDVHVKRIHEYKRQLLNVLHVIARYNRLRDNPEVEMVPRTVIFAGKAAPGYDMAKLIVRLVNDVSETINHDPLVGDKLKVIFVPDYRVTAAEVIIPGSDLSQQISTAGTEASGTGNMKFALNGALTIGTLDGANIEIREEVGPENIFIFGLTADQAREIRIHGYDPWQYYNGNEDLRRALDMIGNGYFSPDDLGRYRILYDVLLRHGDYFLLLADYASYAACQEQVDRVYADRHEWARRAILNVAKMGKFSSDRTIHGYAKEIWGVKPLRM is encoded by the coding sequence ATGGATGAACGCACCGATCGGCTCATGGAGCAGCATGTCGACGCCTGCCTGACCGACGACGAACTCGACAAATTCAGCTCGGTGGACGGCGCCAAATGCGCGATGATCAACGCGATCATCCACGTGATCGGCAAGGATCCCAGCCGGGCGACCAAGCGGGACTGGTTCTACGTCCTGGCCCACCTGCTGCGCGGCGCGATGAGCGAACGCAACATCCGCACCGCCCGCACCTACTATAAGAAGGACGTCAAGCGGGTCTACTACCTGTCGATGGAATACCTGATCGGCCGCAGCCTGGGGAAGGTATTGGCCGACCTGGGGGTTGACGGCGTGGTGCGCCAGGCGCTCCAAGAGTTCGGTGTCGATCTGTCCGAAGTCGAGGAGTTCGAGTTCGACGCGGCGTTGGGCAACGGCGGTCTGGGCCGGTTGGCGGCTTGTTTCCTGGATTCTCTCGCCACTCACGAGTATCCGGGATTTGGCTACGGCATCCGCTACGAATACGGCATGTTCACCCAGCGCATCGAAAACGGCCAGCAGGTGGAGCATCCGGAAAACTGGCTGCGCTACGGCAATCCCTGGGAAATCGAACGCCCCAACGTCCTTTATCCGGTGCGGTTCGGCGGCCGCATCCTGCGCTTCAAGAACTCCCGCGGGGAGGACGACTCCCAGTGGATCGACACCGACGAGGTCATGGCCATGGCCTTCGACATGCCGGTGTCGGGCTACGCCTCCAATACGGTGGGAAACCTGCGGCTATGGTCGGCCCGGTCCAGCCGCGATTTCGACCTGCGCTACTTCAACGAGGGCAACTACATCGACGCGGTCAAGAACAAGACCAACTCGGAGAACCTGTCCAAGGTTCTCTATCCCAACGACAAGACCCAGATCGGCCAGGAACTGCGGCTCAAGCAGGAATACTTCTTCGTCAGCGCCTCGGTGCAGGACATCGTGTCCCGCTACCTGCGCTATCATGAAGGCTTCGACGAGTTCGCGGACAAGGTGGCGATGCAGCTCAACGACACCCACCCGACGCTGGCGGTGCCGGAACTGATGCGCATCCTGATGGACGAGAAGGGACTGCCCTTCGATCGCGCGTTCGAGATCACCCGGCATACCTTCTCCTACACCAACCACACCTTGTTGCCGGAAGCCCTGGAGACTTGGCCCATCAGCATGCTGGCCGCCGTGTTGCCCCGGCACCTGGAGATCATGTACCTGATCAACGACGCCTTCCTGAAGATGGTCCGGCGTGCCTACCCCGGCGATCCAGCCATCCTCAAGCGGGTTTCCCTGGTCGACGACGACCGCCGCGCCATCCGCATGGCCCATGTCGCGGTGGTCGCCAGCCACAAGGTCAACGGCGTCGCGGCCTTGCATACGGAATTGCTTCGCAAGACCCTGTTTTCCGACTTCGACCGCATCTATCCCGGCAAATTCATCAATCAGACCAACGGCATCACGCCCCGGCGCTGGCTCCTGCAGGCCAATCCCGGCCTGTCGGCCCTGATTACGGATGCCATCGGCGATGGCTGGGCGAAGGATCTGGCGCAATTGGAAGGCTTGGTGCCCTTGGCCAAGGACAAGGCCTTCCGGGAGAAGTTCATCGCGGTCAAGGCGGCCAACAAGCAGCGCTTGCATGAGATGCTGCGCCATTGCGTGCGCGACGGTGGCGTCGACGTGGAATCCATGTTCGACGTGCATGTCAAACGCATCCACGAATACAAGCGCCAGCTTCTCAATGTTCTACACGTGATCGCCCGCTACAACCGCCTGCGCGACAACCCGGAGGTGGAGATGGTGCCGCGCACGGTGATCTTCGCCGGCAAGGCGGCACCGGGCTACGATATGGCCAAGCTGATCGTACGGCTGGTCAACGACGTCTCGGAGACGATCAACCATGACCCGCTGGTGGGCGACAAGCTGAAGGTTATTTTCGTTCCCGACTACCGGGTGACGGCGGCCGAGGTCATCATTCCCGGCAGCGATCTGTCGCAGCAGATTTCCACCGCCGGCACGGAAGCCTCGGGTACCGGCAACATGAAGTTCGCGTTGAACGGGGCGCTGACCATCGGCACCCTGGACGGCGCCAACATCGAGATCCGCGAGGAGGTGGGACCAGAGAACATCTTCATCTTCGGCCTGACCGCCGACCAGGCTCGCGAAATCCGCATCCACGGCTACGATCCTTGGCAGTACTACAACGGCAACGAGGACCTGCGCCGGGCGCTCGACATGATCGGCAACGGCTATTTTTCGCCCGACGACCTGGGCCGCTACCGCATCCTGTACGACGTGCTGCTGCGGCACGGCGACTATTTCCTGCTGCTGGCGGATTACGCTTCCTACGCCGCCTGCCAGGAGCAGGTGGACCGGGTCTATGCCGACCGCCACGAGTGGGCGCGCCGTGCCATCCTCAACGTCGCCAAGATGGGAAAATTCTCCTCTGACCGCACCATCCACGGCTACGCCAAGGAGATCTGGGGCGTCAAGCCGCTGCGCATGTAG
- the glgA gene encoding glycogen synthase GlgA, with translation MKVLFACSEAYPLVKTGGLADVCGALPGALEEIGEDPRILMPAYPEALDKAQSKGKAVPMGRVLGSYEASLIPARMPGSQSKLWLLDCPTLFARPGNPYTGPDGHDWPDNHLRFALLSRVAALIAVGGGMLEWQPDVVHANDWQTGLIPAYLRRWEPWPTPTVFTVHNINYKGLFGPEAMTPVGLAPEMFTIDGVEFNGAFSFLKAALAFSDRIVAVSPTYAREIRDTDLGGGFQGLLWTRREVLSGILNGADYHVWNPSHDPMMVKPYNANRLDDKAASKDDLQRALGLPVDSHAPVLGMVARMTEQKGMDLLVEALPGILELGCQVAIVGSGKPWLEDWAKMAARLYPDRVAFFGGYSEDMAHKVMAGADMFLVPSRFEPCGLTQMYALRYGTIPVVRRTGGLADTVVDASEAGGGTGFMFDHVLAWDLLAALRRAVDIYRRPKEWRALQKRAMKQDFGWRQSAEAYVGLYRQVARRLREDNKNG, from the coding sequence ATGAAGGTGCTGTTCGCTTGTTCCGAAGCCTATCCGCTGGTCAAGACCGGCGGGCTGGCGGACGTTTGCGGTGCGCTGCCGGGCGCACTCGAGGAAATCGGGGAAGACCCGCGAATCCTCATGCCCGCCTACCCGGAAGCGCTCGACAAGGCGCAAAGCAAAGGCAAGGCCGTGCCCATGGGGCGGGTGCTCGGCTCCTACGAGGCCAGCCTGATCCCCGCCCGCATGCCCGGTTCGCAAAGCAAGCTCTGGCTGCTCGACTGCCCAACCCTGTTCGCCCGGCCGGGGAATCCCTATACGGGACCGGACGGTCACGACTGGCCGGACAATCACCTGCGCTTCGCCCTGCTGTCTCGTGTCGCGGCCCTGATCGCGGTGGGCGGCGGCATGCTGGAATGGCAGCCCGACGTGGTCCATGCCAACGACTGGCAGACCGGGTTGATACCGGCCTACCTGCGGCGCTGGGAGCCATGGCCGACGCCCACCGTCTTCACCGTCCACAACATCAACTACAAGGGCCTGTTCGGTCCCGAGGCCATGACTCCGGTTGGCTTGGCTCCCGAGATGTTCACCATCGACGGGGTGGAGTTCAACGGCGCCTTTTCCTTCCTGAAGGCGGCCCTGGCTTTCAGCGACCGGATCGTGGCGGTCAGCCCCACCTATGCCCGGGAGATCCGCGACACCGATCTGGGGGGCGGATTCCAGGGGTTGCTCTGGACAAGGCGGGAGGTTCTGTCGGGCATCCTCAACGGGGCCGACTATCACGTCTGGAACCCTTCCCACGATCCGATGATGGTCAAGCCCTACAACGCCAACCGCCTGGACGACAAGGCCGCCAGCAAGGACGACCTGCAGCGCGCCCTGGGGCTGCCGGTGGACTCCCATGCGCCGGTGCTGGGCATGGTGGCCCGCATGACCGAACAGAAGGGCATGGACCTGCTGGTCGAGGCCTTGCCGGGCATTCTGGAACTGGGGTGCCAGGTGGCCATCGTCGGCTCGGGCAAGCCCTGGCTGGAGGACTGGGCGAAGATGGCTGCCCGGCTCTATCCGGACCGGGTGGCCTTCTTCGGCGGCTACAGCGAAGACATGGCCCACAAGGTGATGGCCGGTGCCGACATGTTCCTGGTTCCCTCGCGGTTCGAACCCTGCGGCCTGACCCAGATGTACGCCCTGCGCTACGGCACCATCCCGGTGGTGCGGCGTACCGGCGGTCTGGCCGACACGGTAGTCGATGCCAGCGAGGCCGGGGGAGGCACCGGCTTCATGTTCGATCATGTTCTGGCCTGGGACCTGCTGGCCGCGCTCCGGCGCGCCGTGGATATCTACCGCAGGCCGAAGGAATGGCGCGCCCTTCAGAAGCGCGCGATGAAGCAGGATTTTGGGTGGCGCCAATCGGCCGAGGCCTACGTCGGTCTCTACCGGCAGGTCGCCAGGCGTCTGCGGGAGGATAACAAGAATGGATGA
- a CDS encoding PBP1A family penicillin-binding protein, giving the protein MTHKRPLRAESRPHKASAPEPKPPGRKRAVRTSRLAGDWLRRLFQWAAVAAVWAAIAVGILVAWFATDLPDVEQAVAASRRPTVALIAADGSEILTVGDLYGAPLRLSEMSPSLPAAVLATEDRRFQSHFGLDPIGLARAAVSNLRAGRVVQGGSTISQQVAKNLFLSPEKTLKRKVQELLLAIWLERKFTKDQILTLYLNRVYLGAGTYGVEAAAQRYFGRSARQLGLYESALIAGLLKAPSRYNPQANPEASHQRTLQVLANMVAAEVISGSQAAEAGKSRAVAQAAARATGRVGRHFADWVLEQVADYIAQGDEDLKVFTTLNPRMQIHAERAVDAVLDEVGERDRISQAALVAVAPDGAVRAMVGGRELQQSGFNRATQAQRQPGSSFKPFVYLTALEQGYTPETRVTDRPVSIKGWSPANFDGKFRGEIALREAVAESVNTVAVQVSEAVGSKRVAETAQRLGVTSPLLAAPALALGASEVNLLELTSAYGAFGNGGRGIWPYAIVEIRNARDRVLYRRSGGGPGQVIRPEAVAALNELLSGVIAQGTGKRASLGARPAAGKTGTSSDFRDAWFVGYTADLTAGVWVGNDDGGAMRGVTGGSAPARIWKSFMAGAHEGLAVRGLPGGTSNTPPSAAWTPPATAPQHPSSGRPPGME; this is encoded by the coding sequence ATGACCCACAAGCGTCCCCTGCGGGCCGAATCCCGGCCGCACAAGGCTTCCGCCCCGGAACCCAAGCCGCCCGGCCGCAAGCGGGCGGTCCGGACTTCGCGGCTGGCCGGCGACTGGCTGCGCCGGCTGTTCCAGTGGGCCGCCGTGGCCGCCGTCTGGGCGGCCATCGCGGTGGGGATTCTGGTGGCCTGGTTCGCCACCGACCTGCCGGACGTGGAACAGGCCGTCGCCGCCAGCCGCCGGCCCACGGTGGCGCTGATCGCCGCCGACGGCTCCGAGATCCTGACGGTAGGCGATCTTTACGGCGCGCCCTTGCGGCTGTCGGAGATGTCGCCGTCCCTTCCCGCCGCCGTGTTGGCGACCGAGGACCGCCGCTTCCAATCCCATTTTGGGCTCGACCCCATCGGCCTGGCGCGGGCCGCGGTCAGCAACCTCAGGGCCGGACGAGTGGTGCAGGGCGGTTCCACCATCAGCCAGCAGGTGGCCAAGAACCTGTTTCTGTCTCCGGAAAAGACCCTCAAGCGCAAAGTGCAGGAACTGCTGCTCGCCATCTGGCTGGAACGCAAGTTCACCAAGGACCAGATCCTCACCCTTTATCTGAACCGGGTCTATCTGGGGGCCGGCACCTATGGCGTCGAGGCCGCGGCCCAGCGCTACTTCGGGCGTTCCGCCCGCCAACTGGGGCTTTACGAATCGGCCCTGATCGCCGGACTGCTCAAGGCGCCCAGCCGCTACAACCCGCAGGCCAATCCCGAAGCCTCCCATCAGCGTACCTTGCAGGTATTGGCCAACATGGTGGCCGCCGAAGTGATCTCGGGCAGCCAGGCCGCCGAAGCCGGAAAAAGCCGGGCCGTCGCCCAGGCCGCGGCGCGCGCCACCGGGCGCGTCGGCCGCCACTTCGCCGACTGGGTGCTGGAACAGGTGGCCGACTACATCGCCCAGGGCGATGAGGACCTGAAGGTCTTCACCACCTTGAACCCGCGCATGCAGATCCATGCCGAAAGGGCCGTCGACGCGGTCCTGGACGAGGTGGGCGAACGGGACCGCATCTCCCAGGCGGCGCTGGTGGCGGTAGCGCCGGACGGGGCGGTGCGGGCCATGGTGGGCGGACGCGAGTTGCAGCAAAGCGGCTTCAACCGCGCCACCCAGGCGCAGCGCCAGCCCGGTTCCTCCTTCAAGCCCTTCGTCTACCTGACGGCCCTGGAGCAGGGCTACACTCCCGAGACCCGGGTGACCGACCGCCCCGTAAGCATCAAAGGCTGGTCGCCCGCCAACTTCGACGGCAAGTTCCGCGGCGAGATCGCCCTTCGCGAAGCGGTGGCCGAATCGGTCAATACGGTGGCGGTGCAAGTCTCTGAAGCGGTGGGCAGCAAACGCGTGGCCGAGACCGCCCAGCGCCTGGGCGTCACCTCGCCGCTGCTGGCCGCGCCGGCCCTGGCGCTGGGGGCCAGCGAGGTGAACCTGTTGGAGCTGACATCGGCCTACGGCGCCTTCGGCAACGGCGGTCGCGGCATCTGGCCTTACGCAATCGTGGAAATCCGCAACGCCCGTGACCGGGTGCTCTACCGGCGCTCCGGCGGCGGGCCGGGCCAGGTCATCCGGCCCGAAGCCGTGGCCGCGCTGAACGAGCTGCTGTCCGGCGTGATCGCCCAGGGCACCGGCAAGCGCGCCTCCCTGGGCGCCCGGCCGGCGGCAGGCAAGACCGGTACCAGTTCCGATTTCCGCGACGCCTGGTTCGTCGGCTACACCGCCGACCTGACGGCGGGCGTCTGGGTGGGCAACGACGACGGCGGCGCCATGCGCGGCGTCACCGGCGGCAGCGCTCCGGCCCGCATCTGGAAATCCTTCATGGCGGGCGCTCACGAGGGCTTGGCCGTCCGGGGCCTGCCCGGCGGAACCTCCAATACCCCGCCCTCCGCCGCCTGGACTCCCCCGGCCACCGCCCCGCAGCACCCGTCCAGCGGACGTCCGCCCGGTATGGAGTAA